In a genomic window of Fragaria vesca subsp. vesca unplaced genomic scaffold, FraVesHawaii_1.0 scf0510880, whole genome shotgun sequence:
- the LOC101302891 gene encoding apocytochrome f-like: MQTKKTFSSIKKEITRSISLSLIIYIITQAPISNAYPVFAQQGYENPREATGRIVCANCHLANKPVDIEVPQAVLPDTVFEAVVRIPYDLQVKQVLANGKKGALNVGAVLILPEGFELAPPDRISPEIKEKIGNLSFQSYRPTK; this comes from the coding sequence ATGCAAACTAAAAAAACCTTTTCGTCgataaagaaagagattaCTCGATCCATTTCCCTATCgctcatcatatatataataactcAGGCACCCATTTCAAATGCCTATCCCGTTTTTGCACAGCAGGGTTATGAAAATCCACGAGAAGCAACGGGCCGTATTGTATGTGCCAATTGCCATTTAGCTAATAAACCCGTGGATATCGAGGTTCCACAAGCGGTACTTCCGGATACTGTATTTGAAGCAGTTGTTCGAATTCCCTATGATCTGCAAGTGAAACAAGTTCTTGCTAATGGTAAAAAAGGAGCTTTAAATGTGGGGGCTGTTCTTATTTTACCCGAGGGATTTGAACTAGCCCCGCCCGATCGTATTTCGCCCGagattaaagaaaagataggAAATCTGTCTTTTCAAAGTTACCGCCCTACTAAA